One Saccharomyces kudriavzevii IFO 1802 strain IFO1802 genome assembly, chromosome: 7 DNA segment encodes these proteins:
- the TWF1 gene encoding twinfilin TWF1 (similar to Saccharomyces cerevisiae TWF1 (YGR080W); ancestral locus Anc_3.404), with translation MSTQSGIAADQALLDSLNENLSAAGTVIVIAKISPDSTSVHQLKVTHDLDQLIQLASQDKEPLYIFYKSQGAAKYFFVSFIPDGSPVRSRMLYASTKNTLARQVGSNSLSTEQPLITDAQDLADLKDFCSDRPVAQNKPLTQDEKMQIEINKQQALLRKNNSIKLVSQDSASPSTLTFRVSSEKPVKDIFSNDGKNLIIFQIDPLDETIQIVQLETCPSVDALRIDLPGPSYAIFKHLDSNFFIYSCPSGSKVKDRMIYASNKNGFINYLKNDQKITFRKIVEIGDFVELDKSSLSATNEEDGPDHGSALDQQNNGSLRFNKPKGPLRKRRT, from the coding sequence ATGTCCACCCAATCTGGTATTGCCGCAGACCAGGCCTTGCTGGACTCTTTAAACGAAAACCTTTCCGCTGCTGGTACTGTCATCGTCATAGCTAAGATTTCCCCTGATTCTACTTCGGTGCATCAACTGAAAGTGACGCATGATTTGGACCAACTGATTCAGTTGGCATCTCAGGATAAAGAACCGCTGTATATCTTTTATAAGTCCCAGGGAGCCGCTAAGTACTTTTTCGTGTCATTCATCCCGGATGGCTCTCCGGTAAGATCAAGGATGCTTTATGCCTCAACCAAAAACACGCTGGCAAGACAGGTCGGCTCTAACTCCTTGTCTACCGAACAACCATTGATCACGGATGCGCAAGACTTGGCGGATTTGAAGGACTTCTGTAGCGACCGACCTGTTGCCCAGAATAAACCTTTGACgcaagatgaaaaaatgcaaatCGAGATCAACAAGCAACAGGCACTCTTGAGGAAAAATAACTCCATAAAATTGGTGTCTCAGGACAGCGCTTCTCCTTCAACATTGACTTTTAGGGTCAGTTCTGAGAAACCCGTCAAGGACATTTTTAGTAACGACGGTAAAAATTTGATCATCTTCCAAATTGACCCGTTGGATGAAACCATCCAAATCGTGCAGTTAGAGACGTGCCCTTCTGTAGACGCGTTGCGAATTGACTTGCCTGGGCCAAGTTACGCGATTTTTAAGCACCTCGActcaaatttctttatctaTTCATGTCCCTCGGGCAGTAAAGTCAAGGATAGAATGATATATGCCTCGAACAAGAATGGATTTATAAACTACTTGAAAAACGACCAGAAAATCACGTTCAGGAAAATAGTGGAAATTGGTGATTTCGTCGAACTGGATAAGTCCTCATTATCGGCGAcgaatgaagaagatggcCCTGATCATGGCTCTGCTCTAGACCAACAGAACAATGGCAGCTTGAGATTTAATAAGCCAAAAGGCCCattgaggaaaagaagaacatag
- the SLX9 gene encoding Slx9p (similar to Saccharomyces cerevisiae SLX9 (YGR081C); ancestral locus Anc_3.409), producing MVAKKRNSLRGKVNARNGQKTGASALDDGVLIQPCDLESDPRAFLHQPKETKKEKLLNRQNTFLSQLKERSMLGDRANANLDGISKSSVRRRKRKLREELKPRMQDLLTSLEQEKDLQGIMEESSAAVDGDDEITMDSRIRFVDTKELHSKKAEPGSIRIKKNQPNMRNQKGAKALAANETARFSQVLTNEDFQKNPFGALREVIKLQKQ from the coding sequence ATGGTTGCTAAGAAGAGAAACAGTCTGAGAGGCAAAGTAAATGCAAGAAATGGTCAAAAAACCGGAGCAAGCGCGCTGGACGATGGCGTTCTAATCCAGCCGTGTGACTTGGAATCTGATCCAAGGGCGTTTTTACATCAACCCAAGGAAactaaaaaggaaaaactcCTCAACAGACAAAACACATTCCTATCACAACTTAAGGAAAGATCTATGCTTGGTGACCGCGCGAACGCTAATCTCGACGGCATTTCCAAGTCCTCTGTTAGACggaggaaaaggaaactaAGAGAAGAATTAAAACCAAGAATGCAAGATCTGCTCACTTCTctagaacaagaaaaggatTTGCAGGGCATAATGGAGGAGTCTAGTGCGGCTGTGGATGGCGATGATGAGATTACTATGGACTCAAGGATAAGATTTGTAGATACTAAGGAATTGCACTCGAAGAAGGCAGAACCAGGATCCATAAGGATAAAAAAGAACCAGCCGAATATGAGGAATCAAAAGGGTGCAAAGGCGTTAGCGGCTAACGAAACTGCAAGATTCAGCCAGGTTTTAACCAACGaagatttccaaaaaaatccatttGGAGCCCTGAGAGAAGTTATTAAATTGCAAAAGCAATGA
- the SKDI07G3290 gene encoding uncharacterized protein (similar to Saccharomyces cerevisiae YGR079W; ancestral locus Anc_3.403): MSSVAKGGVTFAIISCVYLFPPADPLTHAYAGLHSLNERSLVSYSIVYVAMNRSSRAFQVPNRIITKEDITPLSRSHAKKTDSPGTAATGDSTGASAVDAAPIIITTARSIDTAGSLSEDTTDDDNVEVGLSQNADDDGDDDDNLESTLGYSSEPDPLFSPCHQPSFTNNTFIYGADNEFPVEENQNKKGFHTDSEGSLFLPQLQQSFLFGDSGKSDASNTDFWKEVNGTAEEAICLQDTRQRKCSLVALHPGDATPGSDDTLGIEDFIKDDINSTEVIDSSASSSSETSSSSCLFDNLDYNIKLLCYRDNEGKFTLKKRKFLKSSLRSSSAISKKWKPMSKRDKLLKRAIRRKSGVCQTLSAGFGIGEFML, translated from the coding sequence atgagcAGTGTCGCAAAGGGAGGAGTAACGTTCGCGATTATTAGTTGTGTTTATTTGTTTCCACCGGCCGATCCACTCACTCACGCATACGCAGGCCTACATTCTCTCAACGAGCGTTCACTTGTATCATATAGCATAGTTTACGTAGCAATGAATAGAAGCAGCAGAGCATTCCAGGTACCGAATAGGATCATCACCAAGGAGGATATTACCCCCTTGTCCAGATCGCATGCAAAGAAGACGGACTCCCCCGGGACTGCAGCAACTGGCGACAGCACTGGTGCCAGTGCTGTCGATGCCGCTcccatcatcatcaccactGCTCGTTCGATAGATACTGCCGGTTCACTATCTGAGGACACCACCGACGACGATAATGTAGAGGTAGGCTTGAGTCAAAACGCCGACGACGATGGTGACGACGACGACAATCTCGAGAGCACGCTCGGCTATAGTTCTGAGCCTGATCCTCTCTTCTCGCCGTGCCACCAGCCTTCCTTTACCAACAACACATTTATCTATGGCGCGGATAATGAATTTCCTGTGGAGGAAAACCAAAATAAGAAGGGTTTCCACACCGACAGCGAGGGCAGTCTCTTTTTGCCTCAGCTACAACAGTCGTTCCTTTTCGGTGACAGTGGCAAGAGCGATGCTAGCAACACCGATTTCTGGAAGGAAGTCAACGGCACCGCAGAAGAAGCCATTTGTCTACAAGACACAAGGCAAAGGAAATGCTCACTTGTGGCCCTGCATCCAGGCGATGCTACCCCAGGTTCGGATGACACTCTGGGCATTGAGGACTTCATTAAGGACGACATCAACAGCACCGAAGTGATAGACTCATCCGCATCCTCGTCTTCCGAAACGTCATCGTCCTCCTGCCTCTTTGACAACTTGGACTACAACATCAAGCTTCTGTGCTATAGGGACAACGAGGGCAAGTTcacattgaaaaagagaaaattccTGAAAAGCTCCCTGCGTTCGTCTTCTGCCATCTCTAAAAAGTGGAAGCCCATGTCCAAGAGAGACAAGCTGTTGAAGAGGGCCATCAGAAGGAAAAGTGGTGTTTGCCAGACGTTATCAGCTGGTTTTGGTATCGGTGAATTCATGTTGTAG